The Pontibacter korlensis sequence AGCTGAGAGCTTCTTTAAAACCATGAAGACCGAAATGGTTTACCACCACAAGTTCACCACCAGGCAAGAGGCCAGGCTGGCCGTGTTCGAGTACATCGAGGGCTTCTATAACCGGAAGCGAAGGCACTCAGCACTAGGGTACCTGACCCCGTGCCAGGTCGAAGAAGAATTATACCAACAAAAGAGCGCTGCCTGAGAAAAAGCCTCCAGTAAAACATTGCAATTCCAATTTCGTCAAGTCAGTTGATTGATAAACTCCACAGACTTACCTATTACCTGTTCGGGACTTTCTTTGTGGGGTGTATGACCAACATTCGGAATGATGAATTTTTCTGCCCTTCCGTTTACCTGACTGATTGTTTGCTCTACTTGATCTAGGGTGCCATACTCATCTGCATCACCCTGTATGAATAAAAGCGGGCAAATGATACCTGGTAAATAATGCTCAATACTCCAGTCCCTGAAGTCACTTCGTGTCCAGGTTTCTGTCCAGGCTCTGAACATAGTATCTACTTTGTCGCCATGGTACTTTGCCAGTCGGTCAGGTAGGTTCGTTGTTTTAAAAGCTTCCATCGCGTCATAAATACCTCTTACTGTTTCGTCCTCCACAAAAATGTGCGCTGCTTCACATATCACGGCCTTCACTCTTGCTGAAAATTTGCTTGCTGTAATCAAAGCAATGGAGCCACCGTCGCTGTGCCCAAATAAGATGGCATCCTCAACAGCTAAGGTAGTGAGCAGTTCATGCAGCACGTCTGCTTCCAATTCCAGATAATTGGTTGGTCTATCAGACGCAGGCATTGCAGCTGACTTGCCATACCCTAAGCGGTCATAGACCAGCACATTGCATTCTGTTGCCTTGCCAAGCTTGTGTGGCAGGTCTCGCCATAGTTGAGCACAACCTAAGGAGTCGTGCAGAAACACAAGGGTCGGGCGGTTCTCATATTCCTTCCGGTAGTTTACATAAATAGCTTTTCCTTGCACATTTATCAAAGTGCTAATGTGATCCGGTATCATAAATGACTATAGCTTAAAATGCTTGGGTTATATCCTACTTATTGCTCCTTCCTTAACTTATCTAAGTCTGGATTGATAGGGAGCTGCGAGGCTGAATTTAACATCTCTAAGGTTTACCTGTGAGCTTCAATAGCGAATTTAAAAAAACATTAGGCCTCTACTGCAAGATATTCCTCCAGCTGAATCATTGTTATCCGCCTAGCATATAACGCGTTAAGATTTCAGCCGTTAAATAATTATGTAATGGAACACTAATCATAAAAAGCATGGAAGAAGGAGCAGAAGTATTTTTGGGCTTAGGATTGATAGGCCTTGTACTCGGGCTGGTAATTCTAATTCTATACATCTGGAGTATCATATGGGCTTATAGAGACGCAAAAAGAAGAAGAAGACCAGGTATATTGATCGCTATTATGGTCGCATTTGTGGCCTGGCCTATAGGTTTGATTATATGGCTTATAATTAGGCCAAGTGTGTTCGAAAGGCCAGTGTAGTACTTGCTTAAAATGTACTGCTGATAATGTAGTTCCTTGGCCTCACGTAGTGAAGCCTTTAGGAGCTGGCATCACTTTCACATACCTTCCTCTTTTGCTTCTTCTTGTTCAGCAGAAATCTACCCTAAGAGATACATTACAGATTGCACCCCCCTGCCCTACTTTCTTCCGAGGTTAATACAGTAGCTCTTATCTCCTTTTGATTTCTTTGCCACCGGTTATATCTAAAATCTCAAAGCATACCAACATAATTTACTGTAGCTGCGCCTCATGATCATGGCTCATGAACATTAAGTATTTATTTTGAAAAATATTTCATCCTCATCTCTTGACAATTCGTATCTGATTAATAACTTTGAAACTCAAAGTACTTTAACATGAATCATCAGCAAGACCAACTAGAAGCCCTGCACGAGATCCGAAACATTATGGATCGCTCTTCCCGCTTTATTTCACTTAGCGGTCTGTCAGGTTTGTCTGCGGGGGTAACGGCACTTGCCGGTGCTGCTGTGGTTAAGTGGTACTTTAGCCAACATAACATCAACT is a genomic window containing:
- a CDS encoding alpha/beta fold hydrolase, which gives rise to MIPDHISTLINVQGKAIYVNYRKEYENRPTLVFLHDSLGCAQLWRDLPHKLGKATECNVLVYDRLGYGKSAAMPASDRPTNYLELEADVLHELLTTLAVEDAILFGHSDGGSIALITASKFSARVKAVICEAAHIFVEDETVRGIYDAMEAFKTTNLPDRLAKYHGDKVDTMFRAWTETWTRSDFRDWSIEHYLPGIICPLLFIQGDADEYGTLDQVEQTISQVNGRAEKFIIPNVGHTPHKESPEQVIGKSVEFINQLT